In the genome of Amaranthus tricolor cultivar Red isolate AtriRed21 chromosome 15, ASM2621246v1, whole genome shotgun sequence, one region contains:
- the LOC130801380 gene encoding uncharacterized protein LOC130801380, producing the protein MAPVQPSLPHTVSPAEFPGSVPLASAIPPVNQPPIPHALPQPSPNVGGELPSFPVFPAGLIPGMVRKKQIGGGVPYASINPLDIPILIRPSDVPESVILERVSKFFKAIGEVNPSEGPMSGSDQRDSPVRKGGACISPPSTLQTGAEKETEAGSLGSGRLGLGAPTIPSEANQYDDVYSSYRKQISANYHMSLAVKAGSK; encoded by the coding sequence ATGGCACCCGTTCAGCCGTCTCTTCCACATACTGTTTCGCCTGCTGAGTTCCCAGGTTCAGTTCCTTTAGCTTCAGCTATTCCACCCGTAAACCAACCACCTATCCCACACGCATTGCCACAACCATCTCCAAATGTGGGCGGAGAATTACCTTCTTTTCCTGTATTCCCTGCTGGTCTAATACCCGGAATGGTAAGAAAAAAGCAGATTGGAGGCGGTGTACCCTACGCTTCAATAAATCCCCTAGACATTCCAATTCTCATTCGACCATCTGATGTACCAGAATCTGTTATTTTGGAAAGAGTGTCTAAATTTTTTAAGGCAATAGGCGAGGTCAACCCTTCAGAAGGTCCTATGAGTGGATCTGATCAGCGAGATTCTCCTGTCCGAAAGGGAGGAGCTTGTATCTCTCCACCGTCAACCTTGCAAACAGGTGCGGAGAAAGAAACCGAAGCTGGATCGTTGGGCTCTGGAAGGCTAGGCCTTGGAGCTCCCACAATTCCAAGCGAAGCAAACCAATATGATGACGTTTATTCAAGTTATCGTAAACAGATAAGCGCCAACTACCATATGTCATTGGCTGTTAAGGCAGGGTCAAAATAA
- the LOC130801325 gene encoding deoxyuridine 5'-triphosphate nucleotidohydrolase: MAGNFGAINSKIIPKNPTLFKPLYHPSLLFNFTSKPLFQSSYHRGYFSITMAENNPKTQSPEIKEPTTKLQKIETHENQNGNNQSFNTVSFFKVKKHSEKAVIPSRGSLLSAGYDLSSAVDTKVPARGKALVATDLSIAVPPGTYARVAPRSGLAWKQSIDVGAGVIDADYRGPVGVILFNHSDVDFEVKTGDRIAQLIIEKIITPDVVEVDDLDSTDRGASGFGSTGV, encoded by the exons ATGGCGGGAAATTTTGGCGCCATAAATTCCAAAATAATTCCCAAAAACCCGACCCTATTTAAACCACTTTACCACCCTTCGTTATTGTTCAATTTTACTTCCAAACCCTTGTTCCAATCTTCTTACCATCGAGGTTACTTCTCCATAACAATGGCGGAAAACAACCCTAAAACTCAAAGCCCAGAAATCAAAGAACCTACAACTAAACTCCAAAAGATTGAGACCCATGAAAATCAAAATGGTAACAATCAATCCTTTAATACTGTCTCCTTCTTCAAGGTCAAAAAACACTCTGAAAAGGCTGTTATTCCTTCTCGAGGCTCCCTTCTTTCTGCCGGCTACGATCTCTCCAg TGCGGTAGATACGAAGGTACCAGCAAGAGGAAAAGCATTGGTTGCTACTGATTTGAGTATCGCTGTTCCTCCAGGAACCTATGCTAGAGTTG CACCCAGATCAGGACTAGCATGGAAACAATCCATAGATGTGGGAGCAGGAGTGATTGATGCAGATTACAGAGGACCTGTTGGTGTGATTTTATTCAATCATTCTGATGTTGATTTCGAGGTGAAGACCGGAGATCGCATTGCTCAGCTGATAATCGAAAAGATCATAACTCCTGATGTTGTGGAGGTCGATGATTTGGACTCTACTGACAGGGGAGCAAGTGGGTTTGGTTCTACTGGTGTTTAA